AAGTGGAAGAAGGAGAAAAAGAATGAAAAAAGCGGCCGTATTTATTTTCGCCATAACAGTGGGTACCGCATTTTTGTTTGTATCGGCATATTCTCAGGAAGAAATGACTTTCGTTGACAATAGTGTTTTTCCAAAACCGGAGAGAACCTCTTCTGTTTTTCGCCATGATGAGCATAATGAAAAAGCCGGAATTGAAGAATGCAACCAATGTCACCATGTATATGAGGACGGAAAGCTAATGCAAGACGAGTCTTCCGAGGACCGGCGGTGTTCAGACTGTCATGAATTGAAATCAACCGGCAGCGCACCGGATTTGATGAAAGCCTATCATATGAACTGTAAGGGATGCCATCTAAAACAAAAAAAAGGCCCGATCATGTGCGGTGAATGCCACCAAAAATGATTGCCGGAAATGATTCGATGAAGATATCTGCCTGTTGCTTCAATCCTACATCAACAACAAAGAGAGGTTTACCATGGCAAAAAAGATTTTAATAATCGACGATGAT
The nucleotide sequence above comes from Thermodesulfobacteriota bacterium. Encoded proteins:
- a CDS encoding cytochrome c3 family protein; protein product: MKKAAVFIFAITVGTAFLFVSAYSQEEMTFVDNSVFPKPERTSSVFRHDEHNEKAGIEECNQCHHVYEDGKLMQDESSEDRRCSDCHELKSTGSAPDLMKAYHMNCKGCHLKQKKGPIMCGECHQK